Proteins encoded together in one Penicillium digitatum chromosome 1, complete sequence window:
- a CDS encoding Phosphoglycerate mutase, 2,3-bisphosphoglycerate-independent — translation MPSFTGGLFSAQAVLCDSITITNPTMADQKVALIVIDGWGIAGPDSPPQGDAIAAADTPHMSGFAEPNSKTAQGFSELEASSLAVGLPEGLMGNSEVGHLNIGAGRVVWQDSVRIDQTLKKGEMGKVPSVVKSFTRAKEGNGRLHLLGLVSDGGVHSNITHLFALLQVAKDMQVPEVFIHFFADGRDTDPKSADKFMQQVLEKTQEIGIGAVATVVGRYYIMDRDKRWERVEVGMKGLVTGEGEDSSDPVQTIKERYEKKENDEFLKPIIVGGKERRVQDNDTLFFFNYRSDRVREITQLLGDHDRSPRPDFPYPKNISLTTMTQYKTDYTFDVAFPPQHMGNVLAEWLAKKNLQQCHIAETEKYAHVTFFFNGGIEKDFPGEVRDMIPSPRVATYDLDPKMSAAAVGAKMAERLGEQKFDFVMNNFAPPDMVGHTGVYEAAIQGVAATDKAIGEIYEACKKNNYVLFITADHGNAEEMLNEKGTPKTSHTLNKVPFVMANAPEGWSLKKGGVLGDVAPTVLAAMGVEQPEEMTGTNLLIKS, via the exons ATGCCCTCCTTCACCGGCGGCCTTTTTTCTGC GCAAGCAGTTTT GTGTGATTCAATCACTATAACAAACCCCACTATGGCTGACCAGAAAGTTGCCTTGA TTGTGATTGATGGCTGGGGTATTGCAGGCCCCGACTCCCCACCCCAGGGAGATGCCATCGCCGCGGCCGATACCCCACACATGTCCGGCTTCGCCGAGCCCAACTCCAAGACTGCCCAGGGCTTCTCCGAGTTGGAAGCCTCCTCGCTCGCTGTTGGCCTGCCCGAGGGCCTGATGGGCAACAGTGAGGTCGGACACCTGAACATTGGTGCTGGTCGTGTTGTCTGGCAGGACAGTGTTCGCATTGACCAGACCCTCAAGAAGGGCGAGATGGGCAAGGTGCCCAGTGTTGTCAAGTCTTTCACCCGTGCAAAGGAGGGCAATGGACGTCTGCACCTTCTGGGCTTGGTTTCAGACGGTGGTGTTCACTCTAACATCACTCACTTGTTCGCCTTGCTCCAGGTTGCCAAGGACATGCAGGTCCCCGAGGTCTTTATCCACTTCTTCGCCGATGGACGTGATACCGACCCCAAGAGCGCCGACAAGTTCATGCAGCAGGTGCTTGAGAAGACCCAAGAGATCGGTATCGGTGCGGTTGCCACTGTCGTGGGCCGCTACTACATCATGGACCGCGACAAGCGCTGGGAGCGTGTTGAGGTTGGCATGAAGGGCCTGGTCACTGGCGAGGGCGAGGACAGCTCAGACCCAGTACAGACCATCAAGGAGCGCtacgagaagaaggagaatgATGAGTTCCTGAAGCCCATCATTGTTGGCGGCAAGGAGCGCCGTGTCCAGG ATAACGATaccctcttcttcttcaactacCGCTCGGACCGTGTCCGTGAAATTACCCAGCTACTGGGTGACCATGACCGTTCCCCGCGTCCCGACTTCCCCTACCCTAAGAACATCTCCCTCACCACCATGACCCAGTACAAGACTGACTACACATTCGATGTTGCTTTCCCCCCGCAACACATGGGCAACGTGCTGGCCGAATGGCTTGCCAAGAAGAACCTCCAGCAGTGTCACATTGCTGAGACTGAGAAGTACGCTCACGtcactttcttcttcaacgGTGGCATCGAGAAGGATTTCCCCGGCGAAGTGCGCGATATGATCCCTTCGCCCCGTGTCGCTACGTACGATCTTGACCCAAAGATGAGCGCAGCTGCTGTCGGTGCCAAGATGGCTGAGCGCCTTGGCGAGCAGAAGTTCGACTTTGTCATGAACAACTTCGCCCCTCCCGACATGGTTGGCCACACTGGCGTATACGAGGCCGCCATTCAGGGTGTCGCTGCCACTGACAAGGCCATCGGAGAGATCTACGAGGCTTGCAAGAAGAACAATTATGTTCTATTCATCACTGCTGATCACGG AAACGCCGAGGAGATGCTCAACGAGAAGGGCACCCCCAAGACTTCACACACCCTTAACAAGGTTCCCTTCGTTATGGCTAACGCCCCTGAGGGCTGGAGCCTCAAAAAGGGCGGTGTCTTGGGTGACGTTGCGCCTACTGTTCTCGCTGCCATGGGCGTCGAGCAGCCGGAGGAGATGACCGGTACCAACCTGCTGATTAAGTCCTAG
- a CDS encoding AMMECR1 family protein: protein MANTAQCYYCFESLLTSFEDREPPTLVAVEALWEQHEQTKKLSSLEEQIEDDADQQPFINEQDEDDESNQSSQLSSQPKKLQLRSIGRLQSQFSASSSAATSSSSASNTSSNSLQSSSTNITTPSAVSNTPQLRSPGQRYPLFVTWNTLSRSGHKSLRGCIGTFEGQELAAGLKSYALTSAFDDTRFEPIPKSLLPSLSCSLTLLGSFEPCTNPMDWSLGTHGLRISFIHRGRRYGATYLPDVAVEQGWTKEETVESLMRKAGWDGGGGTARRLLRGVADGNVGATKPWDQVSDFRTVRYQGLKASASYAEWQEWREWVLSLDDGEEILEGAA, encoded by the exons ATGGCGAACACCGCTCAATGCTACTATTGCTTTGAGTCTCTCCTTACTTCATTCGAGGATCGCGAGCCCCCCACTCTAGTAGCCGTAGAGGCCCTATGGGAACAACACGAGCAAACTAAGAAGTTGTCGAGCCTTGAAGAGCAAATTGAAGACGATGCAGACCAACAGCCGTTCATAAATGAACaggacgaggatgacgagAGCAATCAATCGTCCCAGTTGAGTAGCCAGCCCAAGAAGCTGCAACTTCGCAGTATCGGTCGCCTCCAGAGCCAATTCTCCGCTTCTTCCAGCGCAGCCACATCCTCATCGTCTGCATCGAATACTTCGTCCAACTCATTACAGTCCAGTTCAACCAATATCACAACGCCAAGTGCGgtttccaacaccccccagCTGAGATCGCCTGGTCAGCGATATCCCCTGTTTGTGACATGGAACACCCTGTCACGAAGCGGACACAAGTCTCTACGCGGGTGCATAGGCACATTCGAGGGGCAGGAACTTGCAGCGGGGTTGAAGTCCTACGCTTTGACCTC GGCCTTCGATGACACCCGTTTTGAGCCCATTCCCAAATCCCTTCTCCCCTCACTATCATGCTCTCTCACCCTCCTTGGGTCCTTCGAGCCGTGTACAAATCCCATGGACTGGTCTCTGGGTACCCACGGGCTGCGTATCTCCTTCATTCACCGCGGACGTCGCTATGGCGCCACTTATCTCCCCGACGTCGCTGTCGAGCAGGGCTGGACCAAAGAAGAGACTGTGGAGAGCTTGATGCGCAAGGCGGGCTGGGATGGTGGCGGTGGTACTGCACGGAGATTGCTACGCGGTGTAGCTGATGGGAACGTCGGCGCCACTAAGCCCTGGGACCAGGTCTCGGATTTCCGTACTGTCAGATATCAGGGCCTCAAGGCAAGCGCTAGTTATGCGGAGTGGCAGGAATGGCGAGAGTGGGTTCTCTCTCTAGATGATGGGGAGGAGATCCTGGAAGGCGCGGCTTGA
- a CDS encoding Calcium/calmodulin-dependent/calcium-dependent protein kinase, with the protein MAAQPPSGQKPKVQPCRYKTGKTLGAGSYSVVKECVHIDTGRYYAAKVINKRLMSGREHMVRNEIAVLKKVSLGHQNILTLVDYFETMNNLYLVTDLALGGELFDRICRKGSYYESDAADLIRAVLSAVAYLHDHGIVHRDLKPENLLFRTPEDNADLLIADFGLSRIMDEEQFHVLTTTCGTPGYMAPEIFKKSGHGKPVDIWAIGVITYFLLCGYTPFDRDSNLEEMQAILAADYSFTPLEYWRGVSQEARNFIRSCLTVNPQSRMTAYEALQHPWVNLAYDSGKVGSGEDLLPTVKKNFNARRTLHRAIDTVRAINKLREGGGFMMDGVMSVDPNPERVNGGDIITEKQHAPLPAPVNARGPTQMQIDSRGNARGQTEEQIRAQERRVKEMVAGLWSRTPR; encoded by the exons ATGGCGGCACAACCCCCGAGCGGCCAGAAGCCGAAGGTCCAGCCGTGCCGATACAAGACTGGGAAGACATTGGGCGCTGGTTCGTACTCTGTTGTGAAGGAATGTGTGCACATCGATACCGGTCGCTATTATGCGGCGAAGGTCATCAACAAGCGTCTCATGTCCGGGCGGGAGCACATG GTCCGGAATGAAATTGCGGTATTGAAGAAGGTGTCGCTGGGTCACCAGAACATTCTCACACTGGTCGACTACTTTGAGACTATGAATAACT TATACCTCGTGACTGATCTCGCGCTGGGTGGGGAACTCTTTGACCGCATCTGTCGCAAAGGCAGCTACTACGAGTCTGACGCTGCGGACCTTATCCGCGCAGTGCTCTCCGCCGTGGCCTATCTACATGACCATGGGATCGTGCACCGTGATCTGAAGCCTGAGAACCTGCTTTTCCGCACACCAGAAGACAACGCCGATCTACTGATTGCCGATTTCGGATTGTCAAGGATCATGGACGAGGAGCAGTTCCATGTCCTGACTACGACCTGCGGAACGCCAGGATACATGGCACCAGAGATCTTCAAAAAAAGCGGCCATGGCAAGCCAGT CGACATCTGGGCCATCGGCGTGATCACCTACTTCCTGCTATGCGGATACACGCCCTTCGACCGGGATTCCAATCTCGAGGAGATGCAAGCAATCCTAGCAGCAGACTACTCCTTTACGCCGCTCGAGTACTGGCGTGGTGTATCACAAGAAGCGCGCAACTTCATCCGCAGCTGTCTGACAGTCAACCCGCAGTCACGGATGACAGCCTACGAAGCTCTCCAGCACCCCTGGGTCAATCTGGCCTATGACAGCGGCAAGGTCGGCTCGGGTGAAGATCTGCTGCCGACAGTCAAGAAAAACTTCAATGCGCGCCGCACGCTGCACCGTGCTATCGACACTGTGCGGGCTATCAACAAGCTCCGCGAGGGCGGTGGCTTCATGATGGATGGCGTTATGAGCGTTGATCCTAATCCCGAGCGTGTCAACGGTGGTGATATCATCACCGAGAAGCAGCATGCCCCTCTGCCTGCGCCGGTCAATGCTCGTGGCCCGACGCAGATGCAGATTGATAGTCGTGGTAATGCGCGTGGGCAGACTGAGGAGCAGATCCGGGCTCAGGAGCGGAGGGTCAAGGAGATGGTTGCTGGTTTGTGGAGCCGTACGCCACGTTAG
- a CDS encoding Serine hydroxymethyltransferase produces MSYALSESHRDQMHNSLVSSDPEIASIMEKEIQRQRESIVLIASENFTSRAVFDALGSPMCNKYSEGYPGARYYGGNQHIDAIEITCQQRALKAFNLDPAKWGVNVQCLSGSPANLQVYQALMRPHDRLMGLDLPHGGHLSHGYQTPARKISAVSTYFETFPYRVNLETGIIDYDTLERNAEMYRPKCLVAGTSAYCRLIDYKRMREIADKVGAYLIVDMAHISGLIAAGVIPSPFEYADVVTTTTHKSLRGPRGAMIFFRKGVRSTDKTGKDVLYDLENPINFSVFPGHQGGPHNHTITALAVALKQVDTPEFKQYQEQVIKNAKALEEEFKVLGHKLVSDGTDSHMVLVDLRANNLDGARVEAVLEQINIACNKNSIPGDKSALTPCGIRIGAPAMSSRGMGVEDFKRIARYIDQSIALCKKIQSELPKEANKLKDFKAKVANDSVPEILALRKEIAQWASTFPLPV; encoded by the exons ATGTCTTACGCTCTTTCCGAGTCCCACCGGGAC CAAATGCACAACTCCCTCGTGTCTAGCGACCCGGAGATTGCCTCCATCATG GAGAAGGAAATCCAGCGTCAGCGTGAGTCAATCGTTCTGATTGCCTCCGAGAACTTCACTTCTCGCGCTGTCTTCGATGCTCTCGGTTCGCCCATGTGCAACAAGTACTCTGAGGGTTACCCCGGTGCTCGTTACTACGGTGGCAACCAGCACATCGACGCCATTGAGATCACCTGCCAGCAGCGTGCTCTCAAGGCATTCAACCTCGACCCCGCCAAGTGGGGCGTCAATGTCCAGTGCCTTTCTGGTAGCCCCGCCAACCTCCAGGTCTACCAGGCTCTCATGCGTCCCCACGACCGCTTGATGGGCTTGGATCTCCCCCACGGTGGTCACTTGAGCCACGGCTACCAGACCCCTGCCAGGAAAATCTCTGCCGTTTCCACCTACTTCGAGACCTTCCCTTACCGTGTCAACCTTGAGACCGGTATCATTGACTACGACACTCTTGAGCGTAACGCCGAGATGTACCGCCCCAAGTGTCTGGTCGCCGGTACCTCCGCCTACTGCCGTCTGATTGACTACAAGCGCATGCGCGAGATTGCCGATAAGGTTGGCGCCTACCTCATCGTTGACATGGCTCACATTTCTGGCCTGATCGCCGCTGGTGTCATCCCCTCTCCCTTCGAGTACGCCGATGTTGTGACCACCACCACTCACAAGTCTCTCCGTGGCCCCCGTGGCGCCATGATCTTCTTCCGCAAGGGTGTCCGCAGCACCGATAAGACCGGCAAGGATGTCCTTTACGACCTCGAGAACCCTATCAACTTCTCCGTCTTCCCTGGCCACCAGGGTGGTCCTCACAACCACACCATCACTGCTCTGGCTGTTGCCCTCAAGCAGGTTGACACCCCTGAGTTCAAGCAGTACCAGGAGCAGGTCATCAAAAACGCGAAGGCTCTCGAGGAGGAGTTCAAGGTTCTTGGTCACAAGCTCGTCTCGGACGGCACTGACAGCCACATGGTCCTCGTTGACCTCCGCGCCAACAACCTCGATGGTGCTCGTGTTGAGGCCGTTCTGGAGCAGATCAACATTGCCTGCAACAAGAACTCCATCCCCGGTGACAAGTCGGCCCTCACTCCTTGCGGTATCCGCATTGGTGCCCCCGCCATGTCTTCTCGTGGTATGGGTGTAGAGGACTTCAAGCGCATTGCCCGCTACATTGATCAGTCCATCGCCCTCTGCAAGAAGATCCAGAGTGAGCTTCCCAAGGAGGCCAACAAGCTCAAGGACTTCAAGGCCAAGGTTGCCAATGACAGCGTTCCTGAGATCCTTGCTCTCCGCAAGGAGATTGCTCAGTGGGCCAGCACCTTCCCTCTCCCCGTTTAA
- a CDS encoding Prefoldin subunit 6, putative has protein sequence MDAQKQLQARSEEFQGLQTELEVLVDARQKLESQQQENEGVQTEFAQLDDESNIYKLVGPVLLKQDKTEATMAVNGRLEFIEKEIKRIEGEINATQEKSEKMRSELIQLQSQAQQQAAASASS, from the exons ATGGACGCCCAGAAACAGCTTCAAGCACGTTCGGAAGAGTTCCAGGGACTGCAGACCG AGCTTGAGGTTCTGGTCGATGCCCGCCAGAAACTCGAATCGCAGCAGCAAGAGAACGAAGGCGTGCAGACCGAGTTCGCCCAGCTGGACGATGAATCCAACATCTACAAGCTCGTTGGGCCAGTGTTACTGAAGCAGGATAAGACCGAAGCCACCATGGCCGTCAACGGTCGGTTAGAGTTCATTGAGAAGGAGAT CAAGCGAATTGAAGGCGAGATTAATGCGACACAAGAAAAGAGCGAGAAGATGCGCTCGGAG CTCATCCAACTCCAAAGCCAGGCTCAACAGCAGGCTGCCGCTTCGGCCTCCTCATAA
- a CDS encoding Mediator complex, subunit Med9: MVSRSPPVGTPLLKSSVPETPFKDAPKPAPQTVPFPSPQTFEIIPPLHGILSRLLSSKGQSDVPGDTTGVSGASQVQTQQTPSNISNGAHDGNTTSSHAAPEVSDLGSSVRPSLDVKTLPTETSSVRIRIQKARTVVEGLPDVHRSVDDQQREISELEDSVRRLRSVISDFGNRAGMLHEDNTRTVEA; the protein is encoded by the coding sequence ATGGTTTCTCGATCCCCGCCAGTGGGCACCCCACTGCTGAAATCCTCTGTTCCCGAGACGCCTTTCAAAGATGCGCCAAAACCAGCACCGCAAACGGTACCTTTCCCTTCACCACAGACATTTGAGATAATCCCACCATTGCATGGGATTCTTTCTCGCTTGCTTTCCTCCAAAGGCCAGTCGGACGTACCCGGGGATACAACCGGGGTTTCAGGAGCTTCCCAGGTGCAGACCCAACAAACACCTTCAAACATCTCTAATGGTGCACACGATGGCAACACTACCTCTTCGCATGCCGCACCAGAAGTATCAGATCTCGGCTCAAGTGTCCGCCCGTCGCTCGATGTGAAAACCCTCCCTACCGAAACCAGCTCTGTCAGGATTCGAATTCAGAAGGCTCGTACAGTCGTTGAAGGGTTGCCAGATGTGCATCGGTCAGTCGATGACCAACAAAGAGAGATTTCAGAGCTGGAGGATAGTGTGAGACGTTTGCGCTCTGTCATCTCTGACTTTGGGAATCGAGCAGGAATGCTACATGAGGACAATACGAGGACCGTGGAGGCATGA
- a CDS encoding ATPase, AAA-type, core, with amino-acid sequence MSNTDFLGRAIETVKKAIENDNDGEYEKAYQMYYSALELFMLALKWEKNPKSKEMIRSKAGEYMDRAEKLKNHLAEDRKKPSAVGANGKVAQGSGKGGKEDDDNGEDAEAKKLRSALQGAILSDKPNVKWEDVAGLENAKEALKEAVILPIKFPHLFTGKRQPWKGILLYGPPGTGKSYLAKAVATEANSTFFSVSSSDLVSKWMGESERLVKQLFNMARENKPAIIFIDEVDALCGPRGEGESEASRRIKTELLVQMDGVGKDSKGVLILGATNIPWQLDAAIRRRFQRRVHISLPDFNARMKMFMLAVGSTPCQMTQTDYRQLADLSEGYSGSDISICVQDALMQPIRKIQGATHYKKVLDEGVEKVTPCSPGDAGAEEMTWLDIDADKLLEPPLTLKDFIKAVKNSRPTVSGEDLTRNAEWTQEFGSEGA; translated from the exons ATGAGTAATACTGATTTTCTGGGGCGGGCGATCGAAACGGTCAAGAAGGCGATCGAGAATGACAACGATGGCGAGTACGAAAAGGCTTATCAGATGTACTACTCCGCACTGGAATTGTTCATGTTGGCCTTGAAATGGGAGAAAAACCCAAAATCTAAAGAGATGATCCGCTCAAAGGCCGGTGAATATATGGACCGCGCGGAGAAGCTTAAGAATCACCTGGCCGAGGATCGGAAAAAACCAAGTGCGGTTGGCGCAAATGGGAAGGTGGCGCAAGGCAGTGGGAAGGGAGG AAaggaagatgacgataacgGCGAAGATGCGGAAGCGAAAAAGCTTCGATCGGCGCTTCAAGGAGCGATTCTGTCGGACAAGCCGAACGTGAAGTGGGAGGATGTTGCTGGCCTGGAGAATGCAAAGGAAGCATTGAAGGAAGCAGTTATTCTTCCCATCAAGTTCCCCCATTTGTTCACTGGCAAGCGTCAACCCTGGAAAGGTATCTTGCTTTACGGTCCTCCAGGAACGGGAAAATCTTATCTTGCCAAAGCCGTGGCAACGGAGGCAAATAGCACATTCTTCAGTGTCAGCAGTAGTGACCTTGTCTCGAAGTGGATGGGTGAGAGTGAAAG ACTCGTGAAGCAGTTGTTTAACATGGCTCGTGAGAATAAGCCCGCGATTATCTTCATTGATGAGGTTGATGCGCTGTGCGGACCCCGTGGCGAAGGAGAATCTGAGGCCTCACGGCGTATCAAGACTGAACTACTTGTACAGATGGACGGTGTCGGCAAAGACTCCAAGGGCGTTTTGATTCTGGGGGCAACCAATATCCCCTGGCAACTGGATGCTGCCATTCGACGACGGTTCCAGCGAAGAGTACACATCAGTCTTCCCGACTTCAATGCACGAATGAAGATGTTCATGCTAGCCGTAGGCTCGACGCCATGTCAAATGACCCAAACCGACTACCGCCAACTAGCCGATCTCAGCGAGGGATACTCCGGTAGCGATATTAGTATTTGCGTGCAGGATGCACTGATGCAGCCAATCCGCAAGATTCAAGGAGCAACACATTATAAAAAG GTACTCGACGAGGGCGTAGAGAAAGTCACGCCCTGCTCACCGGGGGATGCGGGCGCAGAGGAAATGACCTGGCTCGACATCGATGCTGATAAGCTTCTGGAGCCACCTCTCACTCTGAAGGATTTCATCAAAGCCGTTAAAAACTCTCGACCAACCGTTAGCGGAGAGGATCTCACGAGGAACGCTGAATGGACCCAAGAATTCGGCAGTGAGGGCGCCTGA